The stretch of DNA ATTCATTTGATTATGTCATAGCGACCTGCGTCTTTTGTTCTGTGCCTGATCCTGTAGCCGGTTTACTGGAAATCCGAAGAGTGTGCAAGCCGGGCGGCAAGGTGCTTCTGCTGGAACATATGCGCAGCGAGCAGCCTTTTGCAGGATTATTAATGGATGTGTTCAATCCAATTACAGTCAGAATATGGGGTGCTAACATCAACCGCAGAACACTGCAAAATATTGAAAAAGCAGGTTTTATCATTGAGGAGAACGTATCCTTGATGGGTTCCATCGTCCGCAGACTCGTGTTAAACCCCAATAAGCATGGAAATTAAAATTATGATTGCAATAGGAAACCGAAGGCTAACGGCCTCCGGTTTTTGTTATTCTCATTCATCTATTCCGGTTTATTCGCTGCATTAGAAGGGGGAGTGTAACCGGACTTATAATCGGTATAAGCCAATTGTTG from Paenibacillus sophorae encodes:
- a CDS encoding class I SAM-dependent methyltransferase encodes the protein MNENRTDTIRKRYDRISGIFDLMDRMIKKEWRAELLIGVDGEVLEVGVGTGANLSYYPAHAAGVTGIDFSPGMLRYAKQKAIHAPFQVTLLEMDAQHMAFPDHSFDYVIATCVFCSVPDPVAGLLEIRRVCKPGGKVLLLEHMRSEQPFAGLLMDVFNPITVRIWGANINRRTLQNIEKAGFIIEENVSLMGSIVRRLVLNPNKHGN